The following are encoded together in the Cyanobacterium aponinum PCC 10605 genome:
- a CDS encoding NHLP family bacteriocin export ABC transporter peptidase/permease/ATPase subunit, with protein sequence MAFAFLSKLFSSPQTKRVRTPTVIQMEAVECGAAALGIILGYHRRIVPLPELRRECGVSRDGSKASNVLKAARIYGLNAKGFKKSLEEVQKLPPPYIVFWNFNHFLVVEGFVKNKVYLNDPASGPRSITLEEFDQGFTGVVLVFEPGADFTKGGKKQGIIPALTARLQNSHAAILFCLLTGLFLTIPRLAVPAFTQVFIDEVIVEGRQDWLKPLLLVMLFAVILIGVLARLRLTYLRRLMLKLSISMSGQFLWHTLRLPIGFYAQRYAGEISNRSQLNQKVANILSGQLATTIIDTVMIVFYALIMFLYDWVLTIMVIFFAAINFVALRYLARTRLDANARLAQESGKVAGVAIGGIMTIETVKAAGLESDLFSKFAGYYSKMVNAQQELSLPSQVLSSIPSLLTSLATTAILVVGGFRVMNGNLSIGMLIAYQALTQSFLSPVNNLLNFGSTLQELEADLGRLDDVLANPIDTEVERGEQVETETNTQLATVNQDNFKLKGYIELRNISFGYSRLEPPLISNFSLSIKPGQRVALVGGSGSGKSTVAKLVTGLYAPWEGEILFDGIPRTRLSRAVLANSLAMVEQEIFLFAGLVRDNLTLWDSTVPEEYIIQACEDAAIHDLILAMPGGYEGELIEGGMNMSGGQRQRLEIARALVRNPSILVLDEATSALDAETELIIDRNLRRRGCSCVVVAHRLSTIRDCDEIIVLDRGKVVQRGTHEELREQGGIYAQLTSSQETEEEEQEQGVLI encoded by the coding sequence ATGGCTTTTGCATTTTTATCAAAACTGTTTTCTTCTCCCCAAACAAAAAGAGTTCGTACTCCTACAGTTATTCAAATGGAAGCGGTGGAGTGTGGTGCGGCGGCTCTGGGGATTATTTTAGGTTATCACCGTCGTATTGTACCGTTGCCCGAATTAAGGCGAGAGTGTGGGGTATCTAGAGATGGTAGTAAAGCATCAAATGTATTAAAAGCGGCTAGAATATACGGCTTAAATGCGAAGGGTTTTAAAAAATCCTTAGAAGAAGTGCAAAAACTTCCTCCCCCTTATATTGTTTTTTGGAATTTTAACCACTTTTTAGTTGTAGAAGGATTCGTAAAAAATAAAGTCTATCTCAATGATCCCGCTTCAGGTCCTAGAAGCATTACCTTAGAAGAATTTGACCAAGGTTTCACAGGAGTTGTCTTAGTTTTTGAACCGGGGGCAGATTTCACCAAAGGAGGTAAAAAACAAGGAATTATACCTGCTTTAACTGCTCGTTTACAAAATTCTCACGCCGCAATTTTATTTTGTCTTTTAACAGGTCTATTTTTAACGATTCCTCGATTAGCCGTACCAGCGTTTACTCAAGTTTTTATTGATGAGGTGATAGTAGAAGGTCGGCAAGACTGGCTCAAACCGTTATTGTTAGTAATGCTATTTGCCGTTATCCTCATAGGAGTTTTGGCAAGATTGAGGTTGACTTATTTGCGAAGATTGATGCTGAAACTGTCAATTTCTATGTCAGGGCAATTTTTATGGCATACTTTGCGCCTCCCCATTGGTTTTTATGCCCAAAGATACGCAGGAGAAATCAGTAATCGATCGCAGCTTAATCAAAAGGTTGCTAATATTTTATCAGGACAGTTAGCCACAACGATCATTGATACGGTGATGATTGTCTTTTATGCCTTAATCATGTTTCTTTATGATTGGGTATTAACAATAATGGTTATTTTCTTTGCCGCCATTAATTTCGTCGCTCTGAGATATTTAGCCCGTACCAGATTAGATGCCAATGCCCGATTAGCCCAAGAGAGCGGAAAAGTGGCAGGGGTTGCCATTGGGGGAATTATGACCATTGAAACAGTGAAAGCCGCAGGTTTAGAGTCAGACCTATTTTCTAAATTTGCAGGTTACTATTCTAAAATGGTTAATGCTCAACAGGAATTGAGTTTACCCTCTCAAGTTTTATCTTCTATTCCTAGTTTGTTAACCTCCCTTGCAACCACCGCTATTTTAGTGGTAGGAGGTTTTCGGGTGATGAATGGCAATCTTAGTATTGGTATGTTGATTGCTTATCAGGCTTTAACTCAAAGTTTTTTATCTCCAGTGAATAACCTACTTAATTTCGGTAGCACTTTACAGGAATTAGAGGCAGATTTAGGACGCTTAGATGATGTTTTAGCCAATCCTATTGATACTGAAGTGGAAAGAGGGGAACAGGTAGAAACAGAAACCAATACCCAACTAGCAACGGTGAACCAAGATAATTTTAAACTAAAAGGTTATATTGAATTACGCAATATTAGTTTTGGTTATAGCCGTTTAGAACCCCCTTTAATCAGCAATTTCAGCTTAAGTATCAAACCCGGGCAAAGAGTAGCTTTAGTAGGAGGCAGTGGTTCAGGTAAATCCACCGTCGCAAAATTAGTAACGGGACTTTATGCGCCTTGGGAAGGGGAAATTTTATTTGATGGTATTCCTCGCACTCGTTTATCAAGAGCAGTTTTAGCTAATTCTTTGGCAATGGTGGAGCAGGAAATCTTCCTTTTCGCAGGTTTAGTACGGGATAACTTAACTCTTTGGGATTCTACTGTACCTGAAGAATATATCATTCAAGCCTGTGAAGATGCGGCAATTCATGATTTGATTTTAGCTATGCCGGGGGGTTATGAAGGGGAGTTAATTGAAGGGGGTATGAATATGAGTGGAGGACAGAGGCAACGCCTAGAAATTGCCCGGGCTTTAGTGCGAAATCCCTCAATTTTGGTCTTGGATGAAGCCACCAGTGCCCTTGATGCAGAAACAGAGTTAATTATCGATCGCAATTTGCGCCGTCGAGGCTGTTCTTGTGTTGTGGTTGCTCACCGATTAAGTACGATTCGAGATTGTGATGAAATTATCGTTTTAGATCGAGGCAAAGTAGTACAACGGGGAACTCATGAGGAACTAAGGGAACAAGGAGGTATTTATGCCCAGTTAACCAGTTCCCAAGAAACCGAAGAAGAAGAACAAGAACAAGGAGTGTTGATCTAA
- a CDS encoding NHLP bacteriocin system secretion protein, giving the protein MSKLFRQESLERLSSPERLDQLMQVINPKAWVPLTAMSSLVLVGGLWSVFGRIPLTVTGQGILVQPRRVVQVQALGQGRIITLNVKSGDVIKEGEILGTIDQSSLRQQLAQEKQKLADLLNQNRDTTQAEGLKRELERGTLEQRKDNLEKTLDRESIIPVLREENFALLEKNRINLQKSLENLETNVPLVRKRSITALEEQRKSLNERIRQINVLLPTLKERIESRRKLLEKQLITGDALLSAEQQLFENIASLSNLEAELSQLDVREAQIEREYLQGLDQINNLKSKLQEIEVQKTDMQRQYLESLNRLDDIQNKIDEVNSQIASLDQQKLESSFNRSNQVDEVKRKIAQLELQLADQGKIISKHHGKILELAIVPGQVIQSGTRVGSIEIDEENSPLISVTYLADRDGQKVKEGMTVQVTPSLVKRERYGGILGKVTDVSDFPVTTQDMTAIIGNPELAQQLGQEKAPIQVFAELEKDPNTFSGYKWSSSKGPNEELSPGTTTTTRIQVGEVAPISYIIPLFRSWTGVY; this is encoded by the coding sequence ATGAGTAAACTATTCAGACAAGAATCTCTCGAACGTCTTTCTTCCCCAGAAAGATTAGACCAATTAATGCAGGTTATAAACCCCAAAGCATGGGTACCTTTAACCGCAATGAGTTCTTTAGTATTAGTAGGAGGACTTTGGAGTGTTTTTGGTCGTATTCCCCTGACAGTAACAGGTCAAGGAATTTTAGTTCAACCTCGCCGTGTGGTTCAAGTTCAAGCCCTAGGGCAAGGAAGAATTATCACATTAAATGTCAAATCAGGTGATGTGATCAAAGAAGGAGAAATATTAGGCACTATTGACCAATCCTCTTTAAGACAACAATTAGCCCAAGAAAAACAAAAATTAGCCGATTTACTCAATCAAAATCGGGATACAACACAAGCAGAAGGACTAAAAAGAGAACTAGAAAGAGGAACTTTAGAACAAAGAAAAGATAACTTAGAAAAAACCCTCGATCGCGAATCTATCATACCTGTTTTACGAGAAGAAAATTTTGCACTATTAGAAAAAAACCGTATCAACCTACAAAAAAGTCTTGAGAACCTCGAAACAAACGTTCCTCTCGTGCGTAAAAGAAGTATTACTGCCCTTGAAGAACAAAGAAAAAGTTTAAATGAGCGTATTCGGCAAATTAATGTCCTACTACCCACCCTCAAAGAAAGAATTGAAAGTCGCCGTAAACTCCTCGAAAAGCAATTAATTACAGGGGATGCCCTCTTAAGCGCAGAACAACAACTATTTGAAAATATTGCCTCATTATCTAACCTAGAAGCAGAATTAAGTCAACTAGATGTGAGAGAAGCCCAAATAGAAAGAGAATATCTACAAGGTTTAGATCAAATCAATAATCTTAAAAGTAAGCTCCAAGAAATAGAAGTACAAAAAACAGATATGCAACGACAATATCTGGAAAGTCTCAATCGTCTTGATGATATTCAAAATAAAATAGACGAAGTTAACAGCCAAATAGCCAGTCTAGATCAACAAAAACTAGAATCATCCTTTAACAGATCCAATCAAGTCGATGAAGTAAAGCGTAAAATAGCCCAATTAGAACTTCAATTAGCGGATCAAGGAAAAATTATCAGTAAACATCATGGCAAGATTTTAGAATTAGCCATCGTACCGGGTCAAGTAATTCAAAGTGGTACTCGTGTTGGCTCTATTGAAATAGATGAAGAAAATAGTCCTTTGATTAGTGTTACCTATCTTGCCGACAGAGATGGACAAAAAGTCAAAGAAGGGATGACAGTTCAAGTGACTCCTAGTCTCGTCAAAAGAGAAAGATACGGAGGAATTTTAGGTAAAGTAACCGATGTCTCAGATTTTCCCGTCACAACTCAAGACATGACTGCAATTATCGGTAATCCAGAATTAGCCCAACAATTAGGACAAGAAAAAGCACCCATACAAGTATTTGCTGAATTGGAAAAAGACCCTAACACTTTTAGCGGTTATAAATGGTCTTCTTCTAAGGGTCCTAATGAAGAACTATCCCCCGGCACTACCACCACAACTCGTATTCAAGTGGGAGAAGTTGCACCAATTTCCTACATTATTCCCTTATTTAGATCTTGGACTGGAGTTTATTAA
- a CDS encoding cyclic nucleotide-binding domain-containing protein gives MTDVLLQELSNSDIEWLKNTGQTQRVAVNTLLIEQTKQVDFVYIIIQGEFIATLTRHEKGRLGEVFAALEDNQSLEQEIGKFSEGEILGEMSFLEVNPAANSIRAIADSVVLSIPRESLNQKLQQDYGFAARFYRGMTILLLERFQHLITLYLKKRLGQIAPLQEVSLIFGELRDSDVDWFLQKGKLETFPANTVLIQSGEQVENIYILLQGVMNVSVSEQKKNRLNSIFALLESDDNTSSAPVEREIGHISRGEIVGEIAVLESHRSYCTIKTLENCSVLVISRQQMILKLQQDVGMASRFYRVIAKLMSGRVQGMISRLGFGKTSYSQGETLSQDTTYEDEIDLDVMDNLTLGGARFDWMLRRLKVS, from the coding sequence ATGACAGATGTTTTATTACAGGAACTAAGCAATAGCGATATTGAATGGCTCAAAAACACAGGTCAAACTCAAAGAGTCGCTGTTAACACCCTTTTAATTGAACAGACAAAACAAGTTGATTTTGTTTATATCATTATTCAGGGAGAATTTATTGCTACTTTAACCCGTCATGAAAAAGGACGACTAGGAGAAGTTTTTGCCGCTTTAGAAGATAATCAAAGTCTTGAACAAGAAATTGGCAAATTTTCTGAGGGTGAAATTTTGGGGGAAATGAGTTTTTTAGAAGTGAATCCCGCCGCTAATAGTATAAGAGCGATCGCAGATTCTGTGGTTTTAAGTATTCCCCGTGAATCCCTAAATCAAAAATTACAACAAGATTATGGATTTGCCGCTCGATTTTATCGAGGAATGACCATACTGTTACTCGAAAGATTCCAACATCTAATCACTCTCTATTTGAAAAAAAGACTAGGTCAAATAGCCCCCCTCCAAGAAGTGTCTCTCATTTTTGGTGAACTAAGAGATTCAGATGTGGACTGGTTTCTACAAAAAGGTAAATTAGAAACATTCCCTGCTAATACCGTTTTAATTCAATCAGGGGAGCAAGTAGAAAATATTTATATATTGCTTCAAGGAGTAATGAATGTTTCTGTGAGTGAACAGAAAAAAAATCGTCTCAATAGCATTTTTGCTCTTTTAGAAAGTGACGACAATACATCCTCCGCCCCTGTAGAGCGAGAAATTGGTCACATATCAAGGGGAGAAATAGTAGGAGAAATTGCGGTTTTAGAATCCCATCGCTCCTACTGCACAATTAAAACCTTAGAAAACTGTTCTGTTTTGGTCATCTCAAGACAACAAATGATTCTTAAACTACAGCAAGACGTCGGTATGGCATCACGCTTTTATCGAGTAATTGCAAAACTAATGTCAGGTAGGGTGCAAGGCATGATTAGTCGTCTGGGGTTCGGCAAAACTTCTTATTCCCAAGGAGAGACACTATCCCAAGATACAACTTATGAAGATGAAATCGACTTAGATGTTATGGATAATCTGACCCTCGGCGGTGCAAGATTTGATTGGATGCTAAGAAGATTAAAAGTTAGTTAA
- a CDS encoding DUF7005 family protein, with protein sequence MDKIQSRYKTLTKFKLNESEIEELLTYNENKFKQNSNINDFISFPLKSEPHVKIWQNYKTLADKIGTNNSLTFPLVQLKFPVREGMSQNEQYLRAVRKGECEENFRFEGGLQLTDPDNLQLEIKDTLAGAIPIIIAPNRQDFELLIQAITKKNEPVTIPPSMGACIIGGYNNWDRIKQYRLEWEKNNPNHCTQEDWNQEFKRLIPQKSLYQDRFIILSQGFYSNVSATQLGLTEQQWQKLSLTIRLEHECTHYFTRRVLNYMGNNLLDELIADYQGIVAALGYFRADWFLHFVGLESFPNYRQGGRLENYRGNPPLSDQAFKILQNLVKTAAENLEQFHNKYFNSTPTKQESISLLMALTTLTLEELASDDFETLVQESINYQKKFFKIE encoded by the coding sequence ATGGACAAAATACAATCACGTTATAAAACCTTAACCAAATTTAAACTAAATGAATCCGAAATTGAAGAATTATTAACTTATAACGAAAATAAGTTCAAACAAAATAGTAATATCAATGATTTTATTTCTTTCCCACTAAAATCAGAACCTCACGTAAAAATTTGGCAAAATTATAAAACCTTAGCTGATAAAATTGGTACTAATAATAGCTTAACTTTTCCATTAGTTCAACTGAAATTTCCCGTGCGAGAGGGCATGAGTCAAAATGAACAATATCTTCGGGCAGTGCGCAAGGGAGAATGTGAAGAAAATTTCCGATTTGAGGGAGGATTACAATTAACAGACCCAGATAATTTACAACTGGAAATAAAAGATACTCTTGCAGGAGCAATACCTATTATCATTGCCCCTAATCGTCAAGACTTTGAGCTTTTAATTCAAGCCATCACCAAAAAAAATGAACCTGTAACCATTCCCCCATCCATGGGAGCTTGTATAATTGGGGGTTATAACAATTGGGATCGAATCAAACAATATCGTCTTGAATGGGAAAAAAATAATCCTAACCATTGCACCCAAGAAGATTGGAATCAAGAATTTAAAAGACTAATACCCCAAAAATCTTTATATCAAGACCGTTTTATTATTCTTAGTCAAGGCTTTTATAGCAATGTTAGTGCCACTCAACTAGGTTTAACAGAACAACAGTGGCAAAAACTATCTCTCACTATTCGTTTAGAGCATGAGTGCACTCATTATTTCACCCGTAGAGTGCTTAACTATATGGGCAATAACTTACTAGATGAGCTTATTGCTGATTACCAAGGAATTGTGGCGGCTTTAGGGTATTTTCGGGCTGATTGGTTTCTCCACTTTGTTGGTTTGGAATCCTTCCCAAATTATCGTCAGGGAGGAAGACTGGAAAACTATCGAGGAAACCCTCCTTTATCAGATCAAGCATTTAAAATACTTCAGAATTTGGTAAAAACCGCCGCGGAAAATTTAGAGCAATTTCATAACAAATACTTTAACTCTACTCCCACAAAACAAGAAAGTATTTCCTTACTAATGGCTTTAACAACTTTAACATTAGAAGAATTGGCTTCCGATGATTTCGAGACTCTTGTTCAAGAATCTATAAATTATCAAAAAAAATTCTTTAAGATTGAGTAA
- a CDS encoding TolC family protein, which produces MIYISKNKVFRGSGFNLLILTFVNITTLFVAQKSLLANELLLNMADQKKEEITPFIDDQYQTIDTQEFNFSEYEKLFLSQNPSEVENSIPPDLRVNPNPLELPTTPQEVETVTIPLSLEDAIAVAKGNSQQLKIAKINLEKSQAVLDEARAALFPTLSAAVTASRREEASQGLSTEASEQDTENQIAQLESSIPAIENQLDQIDSVLEQLNPADPTVIPTIVSLLIERNNVEQNLLSAQSSLESSREALRDIKNYAGTFIDGTVSLNYNIYSPGRQATINSASEQVLINQLEVQRIENELVLNVTLAYYDLQQADQEVKINQSDVTNRQIRLEGLQLQLEAQLATRVDLLNAQVELDNSIQNLRNSQTVQQTSQRNLARLLNLPPTVTPSASDAIAMSDLWEYSLEESIIMAYKNRVELQQKLAQRKSFEAQRQIALAQVRPTLALFANYQMLQSYTDDPRINTLVDGNFSTGYAFGLQLNWNFFDGGAANARARQADADIARTDQEYSQEADSIRFQVERSYLQLPSQIENIDTARQAVNRAQEAVEAAQIRFSAGVTTQTEVLDAQTRLVQAQNNLLNAVLGYNRAKAELQRAVKN; this is translated from the coding sequence ATGATTTATATTTCTAAAAATAAAGTTTTTAGAGGTAGTGGTTTTAATCTTCTGATATTAACTTTTGTTAACATAACCACTCTGTTTGTCGCTCAAAAATCTTTGTTAGCAAATGAACTTTTGTTAAATATGGCAGACCAAAAAAAAGAAGAAATCACTCCTTTTATTGATGATCAGTATCAAACTATTGATACACAAGAATTTAATTTCTCTGAATATGAAAAATTATTCTTAAGTCAAAACCCTTCAGAGGTTGAAAATAGTATTCCTCCAGACTTACGAGTCAACCCGAATCCTTTAGAGTTGCCAACAACTCCCCAAGAAGTAGAAACCGTTACTATTCCTTTATCTTTAGAAGATGCGATCGCAGTTGCCAAGGGAAATAGTCAACAGTTAAAAATAGCCAAAATTAACTTAGAGAAAAGTCAAGCCGTCTTAGACGAAGCCAGAGCTGCACTATTTCCTACTCTTTCGGCGGCGGTTACTGCTTCTCGCCGAGAGGAGGCTTCTCAAGGTTTATCCACCGAGGCGAGTGAACAAGACACGGAAAATCAAATAGCACAGTTAGAGTCTTCTATTCCCGCCATTGAAAATCAACTTGATCAGATTGATAGTGTATTAGAACAATTGAACCCTGCTGATCCCACTGTCATACCAACCATCGTTTCTTTATTGATAGAAAGAAATAATGTTGAACAAAATCTTCTGAGCGCTCAAAGTTCTTTAGAAAGCAGTAGGGAAGCCCTAAGAGACATCAAAAATTATGCGGGTACTTTCATTGATGGTACTGTGAGCTTAAACTATAATATTTACTCTCCCGGTCGTCAAGCAACTATCAACTCTGCCTCAGAACAAGTTTTAATCAACCAGTTAGAAGTTCAAAGAATTGAAAATGAACTGGTTTTAAATGTCACCTTAGCTTACTATGACCTTCAACAAGCAGATCAAGAAGTAAAAATTAACCAAAGTGACGTAACTAACCGACAGATTAGATTAGAAGGCTTACAGTTGCAACTAGAAGCCCAGTTAGCCACCCGTGTGGATTTACTTAATGCCCAAGTTGAACTCGATAACTCCATACAAAACTTAAGAAATTCCCAAACCGTTCAACAAACCTCACAACGTAATTTAGCTCGTTTATTAAATTTACCCCCCACTGTTACACCATCTGCCTCAGATGCGATCGCAATGAGTGATCTTTGGGAATATTCCCTAGAAGAAAGCATCATCATGGCATACAAAAACCGAGTTGAACTACAACAAAAATTAGCCCAACGTAAAAGTTTTGAAGCCCAAAGACAAATTGCCCTAGCACAAGTTAGACCAACTTTAGCCTTGTTTGCTAATTATCAAATGTTACAATCTTATACCGATGACCCCAGAATCAATACCTTAGTAGATGGTAATTTTTCCACAGGATATGCTTTTGGCTTACAGTTAAACTGGAACTTTTTTGACGGTGGTGCGGCTAACGCAAGGGCAAGACAAGCCGATGCAGACATTGCTAGAACCGATCAAGAATACTCTCAAGAAGCCGATTCCATACGCTTTCAAGTAGAACGGTCATACTTACAATTACCCTCCCAAATCGAAAATATTGACACAGCAAGACAAGCGGTCAATCGAGCCCAAGAAGCAGTCGAAGCCGCCCAAATTCGATTCAGTGCAGGTGTTACAACTCAAACAGAAGTTTTAGACGCTCAAACTCGTTTAGTTCAAGCTCAAAATAATTTACTCAATGCCGTCTTAGGTTATAACAGAGCTAAAGCAGAACTACAAAGAGCCGTTAAAAATTAA
- a CDS encoding MinD/ParA family ATP-binding protein: MAKIISIHSYRGGTGKSNLTANIASIVASQGNRVGIVDTDIQSPGVHILFGVNEKKLEYTLNDFLWGQCPIEKVACDVTHVLQENAHKDSKIYLLPSSMKINDISRILREGFDIELLFDGFQSLVDKLKLDYLFIDTHPGLNEETLLSLTFSDIVFVVLRPDKQDFQGTAVTVEVAQKLKVPQIFLIINKALAAYNFMKMSEQIESTYGLPVVGILPESKDVIRLASNGIFSLKYEDHPITETIKEIAKTVMIK, translated from the coding sequence ATGGCTAAAATAATTTCAATTCATTCCTACAGAGGTGGTACCGGAAAATCAAATCTCACTGCTAATATTGCCAGTATTGTCGCAAGTCAGGGAAATAGAGTCGGAATAGTAGATACTGATATTCAATCTCCGGGGGTTCATATTCTTTTCGGTGTCAATGAGAAAAAACTAGAATATACTCTTAATGATTTTCTTTGGGGTCAATGTCCCATAGAAAAAGTCGCTTGTGATGTAACCCATGTTTTACAAGAAAATGCCCATAAAGATAGCAAGATATATCTACTTCCTTCCAGTATGAAAATCAATGATATTTCTCGTATTCTCAGAGAAGGATTTGACATTGAGTTGTTATTTGATGGTTTTCAAAGCCTAGTGGACAAATTAAAACTAGACTATTTATTTATTGACACTCACCCCGGCTTAAACGAAGAAACTCTTTTATCTCTCACATTTTCTGATATTGTGTTTGTGGTTTTGCGTCCCGATAAACAAGACTTTCAGGGAACTGCGGTAACGGTGGAAGTTGCACAAAAACTCAAAGTACCCCAAATATTTTTAATTATTAACAAGGCATTAGCGGCATATAACTTCATGAAAATGTCAGAACAAATAGAAAGTACCTATGGTCTTCCTGTAGTGGGAATTTTGCCAGAATCAAAAGATGTCATCAGACTTGCTAGTAATGGTATTTTTTCGTTGAAATATGAAGACCACCCCATTACAGAAACCATTAAGGAAATTGCCAAAACAGTAATGATTAAATAG
- a CDS encoding mechanosensitive ion channel — protein MFDNSLLNPSFKTVNILAQIENPINTFSLDGALGENLIVIAKALLILVIGLIFASLFKGQVKKWLHKTEIDNKIAAWITNSEDPSSLPIEQWIGEIVGWIISLFVIVAFLNALDLEVVSQPLNALLQEITQFLPRIGGAVLLLALAWALATVIKLLVVSALGKLEVDKRLNQQIQGENSETETIALSETIGNALYWFIYLLFLPALLGVLRLEGTLRPLEELVNEIVGILPNVFAAIIIAAIGWVIAQIIKKVVTNLLMASGINQIGEKFGLGRKENSQSLAQIVGSVVYVLVLIPIAITALDALQIDAISTPATEMLNQVLNILPKLFAAIVIIGLAYVAGQYLSELITNLLTTVGFNNIFIWLGVTQESPQAEETEEVENNIQTTTQQTPSQIVGVIVLVAVMLVASLTAVDILEIDALRSVVAFILVLSGQILAGLLVFAIGLYFANLVFRLIANSGTNQSNFLAQTARIAIIVMVSAMALERIGIAPNIVNLAFGLLTGGIAVAIALAFGLGGREVAGKVLEDWVNNFKK, from the coding sequence ATGTTTGACAATTCTTTATTGAATCCGTCTTTTAAGACAGTAAATATTCTCGCTCAGATTGAAAACCCCATAAACACATTCTCCTTAGATGGGGCATTGGGAGAAAATCTGATTGTCATAGCAAAAGCCCTTTTAATTCTGGTAATAGGTTTGATTTTTGCCAGTCTTTTTAAAGGGCAAGTAAAAAAATGGTTACACAAAACTGAAATCGACAATAAAATTGCCGCTTGGATTACTAATAGCGAAGACCCTTCTTCTTTACCGATTGAACAATGGATTGGAGAAATAGTCGGTTGGATTATTAGTTTATTCGTTATTGTTGCTTTTCTTAACGCTTTAGATTTAGAAGTTGTTTCTCAACCTTTAAATGCCTTACTACAGGAAATAACTCAGTTTTTGCCTCGTATAGGGGGAGCAGTTTTATTGCTTGCATTGGCTTGGGCATTAGCCACAGTGATTAAACTTTTAGTGGTGAGTGCTTTAGGCAAACTAGAAGTAGATAAACGTTTGAATCAACAGATACAAGGGGAAAATTCAGAAACAGAAACTATTGCTTTAAGCGAAACAATTGGTAACGCCCTTTACTGGTTCATTTATCTTTTATTTTTACCTGCTCTTTTAGGTGTTTTAAGGTTAGAGGGAACTTTACGTCCTTTAGAAGAGTTAGTTAATGAAATTGTTGGCATTTTACCCAATGTTTTTGCGGCGATAATTATTGCGGCCATTGGTTGGGTAATTGCACAAATCATTAAAAAGGTTGTAACAAATCTGTTAATGGCTAGTGGTATAAATCAAATCGGAGAAAAATTCGGTTTAGGCAGAAAGGAAAATAGTCAATCTTTGGCTCAAATAGTTGGTTCTGTGGTGTATGTATTAGTCTTAATACCTATTGCCATAACTGCCCTTGATGCTTTGCAAATTGATGCCATTTCTACTCCTGCCACAGAAATGCTCAATCAGGTATTAAATATATTACCAAAACTTTTTGCCGCGATCGTAATTATTGGTTTGGCTTATGTCGCAGGGCAATATTTATCTGAATTAATTACAAATCTTTTAACTACTGTCGGATTCAATAATATTTTCATTTGGCTAGGAGTAACCCAAGAAAGTCCTCAAGCAGAAGAAACAGAAGAAGTAGAGAATAATATCCAAACAACTACCCAGCAAACTCCTTCTCAAATTGTGGGAGTTATCGTCTTAGTGGCAGTAATGTTAGTTGCATCTTTAACAGCAGTCGACATTTTGGAAATAGATGCCCTTAGAAGCGTTGTGGCTTTTATTCTGGTTCTTTCAGGACAAATTTTAGCGGGGTTATTGGTTTTTGCCATTGGCTTATACTTTGCCAATTTAGTATTCAGATTAATTGCTAACTCTGGCACTAATCAGTCGAATTTTCTTGCCCAAACGGCTCGTATTGCTATTATTGTCATGGTTTCAGCTATGGCTTTAGAAAGAATCGGCATTGCCCCAAATATTGTTAATCTCGCTTTTGGCTTATTAACTGGTGGTATTGCAGTTGCGATCGCACTTGCTTTTGGTTTAGGAGGCAGAGAAGTGGCAGGAAAGGTTTTAGAGGATTGGGTGAATAATTTTAAAAAGTAG